From one Amycolatopsis sp. FDAARGOS 1241 genomic stretch:
- a CDS encoding Glu/Leu/Phe/Val dehydrogenase: protein MTEGVFGRHSGHEQVVYCHDEASGLKAIIGIYSTALGPALGGTRFYPYATEDDALDDVLALSKGMAYKNALAGLDLGGGKAVIIGDPNTLKSEALLRAYGRFVQSLGGRYVTACDMGTYVHDMDVVARETKFVTGRSPEDGGAGDSSVLTAYGVYQGMRASADHVWGVPELAGRRVGVAGVGKVGHLLVGHLVEAGAQVVISDVFAPALERTRAAYPGVETVSDVDTLIGADLDVFAPCAMGGVLTDETVAALQARIVCGAANNQLAHPGVDKLLADRGILFAPDYLVNAGGVIQVDDERHGFDFARAQRKTTAIFDTTKAVYALAQADGVPPAAAADRLAERRMADVGRLRSILL from the coding sequence GTGACCGAAGGAGTGTTCGGCCGGCACAGCGGCCATGAACAAGTCGTGTACTGCCACGACGAGGCCAGTGGCCTGAAGGCCATCATCGGCATCTACTCCACGGCGCTGGGGCCCGCGCTCGGCGGCACCCGCTTCTACCCCTACGCCACCGAGGACGACGCGCTCGACGACGTGCTCGCGCTCTCCAAGGGGATGGCGTACAAGAACGCGCTGGCCGGGCTCGACCTCGGCGGCGGCAAGGCCGTGATCATCGGCGACCCGAACACGCTGAAATCCGAAGCGCTGCTGCGCGCCTACGGCCGCTTCGTGCAGTCGCTGGGCGGCCGCTACGTGACCGCGTGCGACATGGGGACGTACGTGCACGACATGGACGTGGTGGCCCGCGAGACGAAGTTCGTCACCGGCCGCTCGCCCGAGGACGGCGGCGCCGGTGATTCGTCGGTGCTCACCGCGTACGGCGTGTACCAGGGCATGCGCGCTTCGGCCGATCACGTGTGGGGCGTGCCCGAGCTGGCGGGCCGCCGCGTCGGCGTCGCCGGCGTCGGCAAGGTCGGCCACCTCCTGGTGGGCCACCTCGTGGAGGCAGGCGCGCAGGTCGTGATCTCCGACGTGTTCGCGCCCGCGCTGGAACGGACTCGCGCCGCGTACCCCGGAGTCGAGACCGTGTCCGATGTGGACACCCTCATCGGGGCTGACCTCGATGTGTTCGCCCCGTGTGCGATGGGCGGCGTGCTCACCGACGAGACGGTGGCGGCGTTGCAAGCCCGCATCGTCTGCGGTGCCGCGAACAACCAGCTCGCCCACCCGGGCGTCGACAAGCTCCTCGCCGATCGCGGCATCCTCTTCGCCCCCGACTACCTCGTCAACGCCGGCGGCGTCATCCAGGTCGACGACGAACGCCACGGCTTCGACTTCGCGCGCGCTCAGCGCAAGACCACGGCCATCTTCGACACCACGAAGGCGGTGTACGCGCTGGCTCAGGCTGATGGGGTCCCCCCGGCCGCCGCCGCGGACCGCCTGGCCGAACGCCGCATGGCCGACGTCGGCCGCCTGCGGTCCATCCTGCTTTGA
- a CDS encoding SDR family NAD(P)-dependent oxidoreductase, producing MKRLVVVTGGTRGIGAAIAEHFAKAGDEVHAPGRRECDVTDERAVRSYFAGLGPVDVLVNNAGVSSSAPTAKTTLDDWRTQFEVNATGAFLCTREVLPGMRSRDRGRIVTVASTAGHVGYRYTTGYTASKHAAVGLMRAVAAELTGTGVTANAVCPAFVRTDMTAESVARIRERTGRDEADAEAALAAAAPLGRLLEPSEVAYAVGFFAAEEAAAINGQTLVLDGGGIQK from the coding sequence ATGAAACGGCTGGTGGTGGTCACCGGCGGCACGCGCGGCATCGGCGCCGCGATCGCCGAGCACTTCGCGAAGGCCGGCGACGAGGTGCACGCGCCCGGCAGACGCGAATGCGACGTGACCGACGAACGGGCCGTGCGCTCGTACTTCGCGGGCCTCGGTCCGGTGGACGTGCTGGTCAACAACGCCGGCGTCTCGTCCAGCGCGCCCACGGCGAAGACCACGCTCGACGACTGGCGCACCCAGTTCGAGGTCAACGCGACCGGGGCGTTCCTGTGCACGCGCGAGGTACTGCCGGGGATGCGGTCGCGCGACCGTGGGCGGATCGTCACGGTCGCGTCGACGGCCGGGCACGTCGGCTACCGCTACACGACCGGGTACACGGCGTCCAAGCACGCGGCGGTGGGGCTGATGCGCGCGGTGGCGGCCGAGCTCACCGGGACCGGCGTCACCGCGAACGCGGTGTGCCCGGCGTTCGTGCGCACGGACATGACCGCCGAGTCAGTGGCCCGGATCCGGGAACGCACCGGCCGCGACGAAGCCGATGCCGAGGCCGCGCTGGCTGCGGCGGCGCCGCTCGGGCGGCTGCTGGAACCTTCGGAAGTCGCTTACGCGGTGGGCTTTTTCGCGGCCGAGGAAGCGGCCGCGATCAATGGACAGACTCTCGTACTCGATGGTGGAGGAATTCAGAAATGA
- a CDS encoding TetR/AcrR family transcriptional regulator yields MSTEPAPKWRRLEPDERKEQIYTCAAQLFGERPYSEVSTSDIAAAAGVARGLINHYFGTKRELYLEIVRRALTVPRLAVEILPDGPLELRADVAINWFLDMVRSQEKTWLAAIAPEGIGRDPEVDRILEEADRESADRVLEAVGLSRDSAHGEELNAAVRAFAGMVKAAGREWLVRGSLNRAQVHTLLSKSLVTLVGEVLPLIQNPGDAAAE; encoded by the coding sequence ATGAGCACCGAGCCGGCGCCCAAGTGGCGGAGACTGGAACCGGACGAGCGCAAGGAGCAGATCTACACCTGCGCCGCGCAGCTGTTCGGTGAGCGGCCGTACTCGGAGGTGTCCACTTCGGACATCGCCGCGGCCGCGGGCGTCGCGCGGGGGCTGATCAACCACTACTTCGGCACGAAACGCGAGCTGTACCTGGAAATCGTGCGCCGCGCGCTCACCGTTCCGCGGCTGGCCGTGGAGATCCTGCCCGACGGTCCGCTCGAGCTGCGCGCGGACGTCGCCATCAACTGGTTCCTCGACATGGTGCGCTCGCAGGAGAAGACGTGGCTCGCCGCGATCGCGCCGGAGGGCATCGGCCGCGACCCGGAGGTCGACCGCATCCTCGAGGAGGCCGACCGCGAGTCGGCCGACCGGGTGCTGGAAGCCGTCGGGCTCTCCCGCGACAGCGCGCACGGGGAGGAGCTGAACGCGGCGGTGCGCGCGTTCGCCGGCATGGTGAAGGCGGCCGGTCGCGAATGGCTCGTGCGGGGTTCGCTCAACCGCGCCCAGGTGCACACCCTGCTGAGCAAATCGCTGGTCACGCTCGTCGGTGAGGTCTTACCGCTCATCCAGAACCCGGGCGACGCGGCCGCGGAATGA
- a CDS encoding tryptophan 2,3-dioxygenase: MNQTNDPQAALSYTSYLALDDVLEAQHPRSDEHDELLFIVIHQVYELWFKQILHEAEFLQRNLEAGNTAHAIRTLRRILTVLKVVVAQIDVLETMTPSQFTSFRARLDASSGFQSAQFRELEAVLGRRDERVFAHYPEDGEQRARIAAAMQRPSLFDSFLTYLTTHGYDVARDRDVTRPLAPSPELQAVLLKVYQDDGGPSVVAEALVDLDEGMQEWRYRHVKMVERTIGDKTGTGGSSGATYLRTTLFHPMFPDLWAVRSKL, from the coding sequence GTGAACCAGACCAACGACCCGCAGGCCGCGCTGAGCTACACGTCGTACCTCGCGCTCGACGACGTGCTCGAGGCGCAGCACCCGCGTTCGGACGAGCACGACGAACTGCTCTTCATCGTGATCCACCAGGTCTACGAGCTGTGGTTCAAGCAGATCCTGCACGAAGCCGAGTTCCTGCAGCGCAACCTCGAAGCCGGCAACACCGCGCACGCCATCCGCACGCTGCGCCGGATCCTCACGGTGCTGAAGGTCGTCGTCGCGCAGATCGACGTGCTGGAGACGATGACGCCGAGCCAGTTCACCAGCTTCCGCGCGCGGCTGGACGCGTCGAGCGGGTTCCAGTCGGCGCAGTTCCGCGAGCTGGAGGCCGTGCTGGGGCGGCGCGACGAACGCGTGTTCGCGCACTATCCCGAGGACGGCGAGCAGCGCGCCCGCATCGCCGCCGCGATGCAGCGGCCGTCGCTGTTCGACTCGTTCCTCACGTACCTGACGACCCACGGCTACGACGTCGCCCGGGACCGGGACGTCACCCGGCCGCTGGCACCGTCGCCGGAGCTGCAGGCGGTACTGCTGAAGGTCTACCAGGACGACGGCGGCCCCTCGGTGGTCGCGGAGGCTCTCGTCGACCTCGACGAAGGGATGCAGGAGTGGCGGTACCGGCACGTGAAGATGGTCGAGCGGACCATCGGCGACAAGACCGGGACGGGCGGCTCGTCCGGCGCGACGTACTTGCGGACCACCCTCTTCCACCCGATGTTCCCGGACCTGTGGGCAGTGCGGAGCAAGCTGTGA
- a CDS encoding carbon-nitrogen hydrolase family protein: MIVAVHQGPFSQLPEAMATASARGASLVVTAEMGSTGYAIGPAAVAELAEPADGPRARELGALAREHGVALVYGYPERAGETVYNSAQLLSAQGERLANYRKTHLYGEIDRGQFSPGGELVVQADLDEVRVGLLICYDVEFPEPVRAHALAGTQLLLVPTALMRPYERVADALVPIRAHESQLYVVYANRCDTEGELTYCGHSTIASPDETVAKAGAGPELIFAGVDPGVLTRPANTYLADRRPELYRCLTDGPQT; encoded by the coding sequence ATGATCGTCGCCGTCCACCAGGGTCCATTCTCACAGCTGCCCGAGGCGATGGCGACCGCCTCCGCGCGGGGCGCTTCGCTCGTGGTGACCGCCGAGATGGGCTCCACGGGGTACGCGATCGGGCCGGCAGCGGTCGCCGAGCTCGCCGAACCGGCCGACGGTCCGCGTGCCCGGGAGCTCGGAGCGCTCGCCCGGGAACACGGCGTCGCGCTCGTCTACGGTTACCCCGAGCGTGCCGGCGAAACCGTGTACAACTCGGCACAACTCCTTTCCGCACAAGGGGAACGGCTCGCGAACTACCGCAAGACGCACCTCTACGGCGAAATCGACCGCGGCCAGTTCTCCCCCGGCGGCGAACTCGTCGTGCAGGCCGACCTCGACGAGGTGCGCGTGGGCCTGCTGATCTGTTACGACGTGGAGTTCCCCGAGCCCGTGCGCGCGCACGCCCTCGCCGGCACGCAGCTGCTGCTCGTGCCGACGGCGCTGATGCGCCCGTACGAGCGGGTGGCCGACGCGCTGGTGCCCATCCGCGCGCACGAGAGCCAGCTCTACGTCGTGTACGCGAATCGCTGCGACACCGAAGGCGAGCTGACCTACTGCGGTCACTCGACCATCGCGTCACCCGACGAGACCGTCGCCAAGGCCGGCGCCGGACCCGAACTGATCTTCGCCGGCGTCGACCCCGGCGTGCTCACGCGGCCGGCGAACACGTACCTGGCCGACCGCCGGCCGGAGCTGTACCGCTGCCTGACGGACGGACCCCAGACATGA
- a CDS encoding DUF5302 domain-containing protein has product MSEPNPSPSAEEDDVKRKFREALERKQAHARSGSSHETGGGKNQHAHGPAANKRTFRRKSG; this is encoded by the coding sequence ATGAGTGAGCCGAACCCGTCACCGAGCGCCGAGGAGGACGACGTCAAGCGCAAGTTCCGCGAAGCGCTGGAACGCAAGCAGGCCCACGCCCGCTCCGGCTCCTCCCACGAAACGGGCGGCGGCAAGAACCAGCACGCCCACGGACCCGCCGCGAACAAGCGCACGTTCCGCCGCAAGAGCGGCTGA
- a CDS encoding 2-keto-4-pentenoate hydratase: protein MSDLAQHLRTAVQGGPTVTPAEIGGLAEAYSIARATRTLALANGETLAGYKVGLTSPSSRAVYQATEPASGYVLTSTVLKDGEPLQTAGLSAPRAEVEIAFLLAEPLTGPGITPADVLAATASIAPAFELVASRWTGGPKTLEMLVADNTNASHVLLGEPSPVPADLSTITCTLTIGDHTVEGNATAVMNGNPAASVAWLANHLAESGDHLQAGHLILTGTLCPPTPFTAGDTLKAEIPGLGSLTLTTK from the coding sequence TTGTCGGACTTGGCCCAGCACCTGCGCACCGCCGTCCAAGGCGGCCCGACCGTCACCCCCGCCGAGATCGGCGGCCTGGCCGAGGCCTACTCGATCGCCCGCGCCACCCGCACCCTCGCCCTGGCCAACGGCGAAACCCTGGCCGGCTACAAGGTCGGCCTGACGTCGCCGTCGTCCCGCGCGGTGTACCAGGCGACCGAACCGGCCTCCGGCTACGTGCTCACCTCCACCGTCCTCAAAGACGGCGAACCCCTTCAGACAGCGGGTTTGTCCGCCCCGAGGGCCGAGGTCGAAATCGCCTTCCTCCTCGCCGAGCCCCTCACCGGCCCCGGCATCACCCCCGCCGACGTCCTGGCCGCGACCGCCTCCATCGCCCCCGCCTTCGAACTGGTGGCGTCCCGCTGGACCGGCGGCCCGAAGACCCTGGAAATGCTCGTCGCCGACAACACCAACGCCTCCCACGTCTTGCTCGGCGAGCCGTCCCCGGTCCCCGCCGACCTGTCGACGATCACCTGCACCCTCACCATCGGCGACCACACCGTGGAAGGCAACGCCACCGCCGTCATGAACGGCAACCCCGCCGCCTCCGTCGCCTGGCTCGCCAACCACCTCGCGGAATCGGGCGACCACCTGCAAGCCGGCCACCTCATCCTCACCGGCACCCTCTGCCCCCCAACCCCGTTCACGGCAGGCGACACCCTCAAAGCGGAAATACCGGGCCTCGGCTCCTTGACCCTCACCACGAAATAG
- a CDS encoding alpha/beta fold hydrolase, which produces MPRALANGLELEYDTFGDPAHPPLVLVMGLGAQMVTWETGFCEVIARHGFHVVRFDNRDIGLSTYLDDLGAPDLAEIAAGQASPPYLLSDLAADTVGLFDALGFAKAHVVGASMGGMVVQQLAIDHPDRLLSLTSIMSTTGDPTVGHTSGAALASLTRPPAPTREEAIAQSVEGYRITGSPGYPLTEEQLRAKAIRGYDRAQHPVGTLRQGAAILASGDRTEALRSVRLPAVVVHGDSDPMVDVSGGKATAAAIPGAELVILPGMGHDLPEPLWPQIVGAILRAAVRG; this is translated from the coding sequence ATGCCCCGTGCCCTGGCCAACGGCCTCGAACTCGAGTACGACACCTTCGGCGACCCGGCGCACCCGCCGCTCGTGCTGGTGATGGGCCTCGGCGCCCAGATGGTGACCTGGGAAACCGGGTTCTGCGAGGTGATCGCGAGACACGGTTTCCACGTGGTGCGCTTCGACAACCGCGACATCGGCCTGTCGACCTACCTCGACGACCTCGGCGCGCCCGACCTCGCCGAGATCGCGGCGGGCCAGGCGTCGCCGCCGTACCTGCTCTCGGACCTCGCGGCCGACACCGTCGGCCTGTTCGACGCGCTCGGGTTCGCGAAGGCGCACGTGGTGGGCGCGTCGATGGGCGGGATGGTCGTGCAGCAGCTCGCGATCGACCACCCCGACCGCCTGCTGAGCCTCACGTCGATCATGTCCACGACCGGTGATCCGACCGTCGGGCACACCTCCGGCGCCGCGCTGGCGTCTCTCACGCGCCCGCCCGCACCGACGCGCGAGGAGGCGATCGCGCAGAGCGTCGAGGGCTACCGGATCACGGGCTCGCCCGGCTACCCCCTGACCGAAGAGCAGTTGCGCGCGAAGGCGATCCGCGGCTACGACCGGGCCCAGCACCCGGTGGGCACGCTGCGGCAGGGCGCGGCGATCCTCGCGTCGGGTGACCGCACGGAAGCGCTGCGTTCGGTGCGCCTGCCGGCCGTGGTCGTGCACGGCGACTCCGATCCGATGGTCGACGTGAGTGGCGGCAAGGCCACGGCGGCGGCGATCCCCGGTGCCGAGCTCGTGATCCTGCCGGGGATGGGGCACGACCTCCCGGAACCGCTGTGGCCGCAGATCGTGGGCGCGATCCTGCGGGCGGCGGTCCGCGGTTAA
- a CDS encoding kynureninase, with product MTTLESLRADENALAPHYSRFGVADRLLLSAHSHQAWPDVAEEGLLEAFADAARDIDDKWERAFAKADELRAGFRALLSDPHGDYALGVNTHELVIRFLSAIGLRSRPRLVTTGGEFHTLRRQLARLEEEGVEVVRVPVDPVPTLAERVAAEAGSNTAAVLVSAVLFETAQLVPGLTHLAEACRGRSVELLVDAYHALGAVPFSLHELGLTNAWVVGGGYKYLQLGEGNCFLRLPAHAQELRPVVTGWYAEFGALADRQRPDRVAYATGGDRFAGATYDPSSHYRGVRVQRFFVEHGLTPEFLRSVSQHQVGLLAQRFDDLGLPADVISRDRETPLELVGGFLSLRSPSAGDLRRRLAERGVRTDSRGSYLRFGPAPYLSDAQLEVAMTTLSKVVSG from the coding sequence GTGACGACACTCGAATCCCTGCGCGCCGATGAAAACGCGCTCGCGCCGCACTACTCGCGCTTCGGGGTGGCCGACCGGCTGCTGCTCTCGGCGCACTCGCACCAGGCGTGGCCGGACGTCGCGGAGGAAGGGCTGCTGGAAGCGTTCGCCGACGCGGCCCGCGACATCGACGACAAGTGGGAACGCGCGTTCGCGAAGGCCGACGAGCTGCGCGCCGGGTTCCGCGCGCTGCTTTCGGATCCACACGGCGACTACGCCCTGGGCGTCAACACCCACGAGCTCGTGATCCGGTTCCTGTCGGCGATCGGGCTGCGCTCGCGCCCGCGGCTCGTGACCACCGGCGGCGAGTTCCACACCCTGCGCCGCCAGCTCGCGCGACTCGAGGAGGAGGGTGTCGAGGTCGTGCGGGTTCCGGTGGATCCGGTGCCGACGCTCGCCGAACGCGTCGCGGCGGAGGCCGGCTCGAACACCGCCGCCGTGCTCGTGTCGGCGGTGCTGTTCGAGACGGCGCAGCTCGTTCCCGGGCTCACGCACCTCGCCGAGGCCTGTCGCGGCCGCTCGGTCGAGCTGCTGGTGGACGCCTACCACGCGCTGGGTGCCGTGCCGTTCTCGCTGCACGAACTGGGGCTCACCAACGCGTGGGTGGTCGGCGGTGGCTACAAGTACCTCCAGCTCGGCGAGGGCAACTGCTTCCTGCGGCTGCCCGCCCACGCGCAGGAGCTGCGACCCGTGGTCACCGGCTGGTACGCCGAGTTCGGCGCGCTGGCCGACCGGCAGCGCCCGGATCGCGTCGCCTACGCCACGGGCGGAGACCGGTTCGCAGGCGCGACCTACGACCCGTCCAGCCACTACCGCGGTGTGCGCGTGCAGCGGTTCTTCGTCGAGCACGGGTTGACGCCGGAGTTCCTTCGGTCCGTTTCCCAGCACCAGGTGGGGTTGCTGGCGCAGCGCTTCGACGACCTCGGCCTGCCCGCCGACGTCATCAGCCGGGACCGGGAGACGCCGCTCGAGCTGGTCGGCGGGTTCCTGTCGCTGCGCAGCCCGTCGGCCGGTGACCTGCGGCGGCGGCTGGCTGAGCGGGGTGTGCGAACCGACAGCCGGGGCTCCTACCTGCGGTTCGGCCCTGCTCCCTACCTGTCGGACGCCCAGCTCGAGGTCGCGATGACAACGCTTTCGAAGGTCGTTTCGGGCTGA
- a CDS encoding TetR/AcrR family transcriptional regulator → MPSSSSRAGNRPRSRAAAGLPAVTAEKVVDAAVALTAERGLDNWTLRQLAAAVDAYPAVIYHHVGDRDAVVSAVLDRVVGLLTLPDDDLPWQDWFAELLTELRTVLRSHPGTARRLVLFGPSVDAAARTVDRGIGVLLDAGFGEESVLAYNLLVATACQFVAMEDDRDGTLALRLDNTEEYAGYRDRTDLPGMAAHGRAMHALINDPDLAARWYTRLYDYAVQRCLDGLTHRLAELGAEPPA, encoded by the coding sequence ATGCCGTCTTCGTCCTCGCGCGCCGGGAACCGTCCTCGTTCGCGCGCGGCCGCGGGGCTGCCGGCCGTCACGGCCGAGAAAGTGGTCGACGCGGCCGTCGCGCTGACCGCCGAGCGCGGCCTCGACAACTGGACGCTGCGCCAGCTCGCCGCGGCCGTCGACGCCTACCCGGCGGTGATCTACCACCACGTCGGCGACCGGGACGCGGTCGTGTCCGCGGTGCTCGATCGCGTCGTGGGTCTCCTGACGCTGCCCGACGACGACCTGCCGTGGCAGGACTGGTTCGCCGAGCTCCTGACGGAGCTGCGCACGGTTCTGCGCTCACACCCCGGCACGGCCCGCCGGCTCGTGCTGTTCGGCCCGTCGGTCGACGCCGCCGCCCGCACCGTCGACCGCGGCATCGGCGTGCTGCTCGACGCCGGTTTCGGCGAGGAGAGCGTGCTGGCCTACAACTTGCTCGTCGCCACCGCCTGCCAGTTCGTCGCGATGGAAGACGACCGCGACGGCACCCTCGCGCTGCGCCTCGACAACACCGAGGAGTACGCCGGGTACCGCGACCGCACCGACCTGCCCGGCATGGCGGCCCACGGGCGCGCGATGCACGCGCTGATCAACGACCCGGACCTCGCGGCGCGCTGGTACACGCGCCTGTACGACTACGCCGTGCAGCGCTGCTTGGACGGCCTGACGCACCGGTTGGCGGAACTCGGGGCCGAGCCGCCCGCCTGA
- a CDS encoding PaaX family transcriptional regulator C-terminal domain-containing protein, whose protein sequence is MTLLGSYVQPRESRRVWSGGLVTLLTELGFSDGAARIALTRLVRRDLLARHRAGRLVHYSLTKRTVAVLADGDRRIFSLGRRAGPAGTWTVLWQSIPETRRQARETLVRRLRFLGFGPVQDGTWIAPHDREAEVLALLDDLGVTEHAGLMLGSPSAALDVRRFAGRAWDLDELAARYDAFVSDFSGFAGSARDLPDGEAFAVRTRLVHEFRVFPTLDPELPGELIPAPGRRAAAVELFHDLYAALAPAAQRHFDRAVRTTDFDEVRKP, encoded by the coding sequence ATGACGCTGCTCGGCAGCTACGTGCAGCCGCGCGAGAGCCGCCGTGTGTGGTCCGGCGGGCTCGTGACACTGCTCACCGAGCTGGGGTTCTCCGACGGCGCCGCCCGCATCGCGCTCACCCGGCTGGTGCGCCGCGACCTGCTGGCCCGTCACCGCGCGGGCCGGCTCGTGCACTACTCGCTCACGAAGCGCACCGTCGCCGTGCTCGCCGACGGCGACCGGCGCATCTTCAGCCTCGGCCGCCGCGCAGGGCCCGCCGGCACGTGGACGGTGCTGTGGCAGAGCATTCCCGAAACCCGCAGGCAGGCGCGCGAGACGCTCGTGCGGCGGCTGCGTTTCCTCGGATTCGGCCCGGTGCAGGACGGCACGTGGATCGCGCCGCACGACCGCGAGGCGGAAGTACTGGCGCTGCTCGACGACCTGGGCGTGACCGAGCACGCCGGCCTGATGCTCGGCAGCCCGTCCGCGGCGCTCGACGTGCGCAGGTTCGCCGGACGCGCGTGGGACCTCGACGAACTGGCCGCGCGCTACGACGCGTTCGTCTCGGACTTCTCCGGATTCGCTGGCAGCGCACGGGATCTGCCCGACGGGGAAGCGTTCGCCGTGCGGACGCGCCTGGTGCACGAGTTCCGCGTGTTCCCGACGCTCGACCCCGAGCTGCCCGGCGAGCTGATCCCCGCGCCCGGCCGGCGCGCGGCGGCCGTGGAGCTCTTCCATGACCTGTACGCCGCGCTCGCGCCCGCCGCGCAACGGCACTTCGACCGCGCCGTCCGGACCACTGATTTCGACGAGGTGAGGAAACCGTGA
- a CDS encoding enoyl-CoA hydratase family protein produces the protein MSPFRATPPLTKEWEHFEFSVDDGVATLAFTRPDKLNALTFDVYADLRDLVLELPHRGDVKVLVITGQGRGFCSGGDVEEIIGELQKMETAQLLEFTRMTGAVVKALRETPIPVIAAVNGVAAGAGSVIALASDFRVLAESAKFAFLFTKVGLAGADMGSAYLLPRLVGLGRATELLMLGDKLGAERAEAIGLATQVVADDALSETVGALARRLADGPALAYSTTKVLLTRELDSDLGSSIELEAITQALLMTAKDHKEFYAAWSAGRSPKWTGR, from the coding sequence ATGAGCCCGTTCCGCGCGACGCCCCCGCTGACGAAGGAGTGGGAGCACTTCGAGTTCTCCGTCGACGACGGCGTGGCGACCCTCGCGTTCACCCGGCCCGACAAGCTGAACGCTTTGACGTTCGACGTGTACGCGGATCTGCGGGACCTCGTGCTGGAGCTGCCGCATCGCGGCGATGTGAAGGTGCTGGTGATCACCGGGCAGGGCCGCGGGTTCTGCTCGGGCGGCGACGTCGAAGAGATCATCGGTGAGCTGCAGAAGATGGAGACCGCGCAGCTGCTCGAGTTCACGCGGATGACCGGGGCGGTGGTGAAGGCATTGCGGGAGACGCCGATCCCGGTGATCGCGGCGGTGAACGGCGTTGCCGCCGGGGCTGGTTCGGTAATCGCGCTGGCGTCGGATTTCCGGGTGTTGGCCGAGTCGGCGAAGTTCGCGTTTCTGTTCACCAAGGTGGGGCTGGCCGGGGCGGATATGGGGTCGGCGTACCTGTTGCCCCGGTTGGTGGGGCTGGGGCGGGCAACCGAGTTGTTGATGCTCGGGGACAAGCTGGGGGCGGAGCGGGCTGAGGCGATCGGGCTGGCCACGCAGGTTGTTGCCGATGATGCGTTGAGTGAAACGGTGGGGGCGTTGGCGCGCCGGCTTGCTGATGGGCCGGCGCTGGCGTACTCGACGACGAAAGTGTTGTTGACGCGGGAGCTGGATTCGGATCTGGGGTCGTCGATCGAGCTTGAGGCGATTACGCAGGCGTTGTTGATGACGGCGAAGGATCACAAGGAGTTTTATGCGGCTTGGAGTGCCGGGAGGAGTCCGAAGTGGACCGGCCGTTGA